A genomic window from Raphanus sativus cultivar WK10039 unplaced genomic scaffold, ASM80110v3 Scaffold1966, whole genome shotgun sequence includes:
- the LOC130505043 gene encoding uncharacterized protein LOC130505043 encodes METLMIKADVEEPLDATMARFLTGLNRDIQDRMELEDYDSMEQMLHKAILIEQQAKRKGLSKPAFAPKSSFAPKANYQDKGKSSSSTNTAFKTNASAHVDREKKEEAPKRTRDIQCFRCHGLGHYANRCPNQKVMVLLENGEVESEEDKEDLGPVYDDDEEEALDFPAHGPLLVTRKTLDDAFDPIFDEEADGVIDEFCSNFVEGSDPIYDEDDLDDPSHGPILVTRRSCTNVASDTLVKKLGLVTRPLARPFRLEWLNEAGEQYVKEQVTVPLSIGRYEDEVVCNVLPMDACHVLLGRPWQFDKKAVHDGFTNRHSFDHKGKKINLGAFVALGGPSRPGFNSRRGVTKSLRQINPSLVPETPTSLSRKVSKNLDDHKKHVKSVLEVLRKEKLFANLSKCSFGTDHVVFLGFVVGADGLRVDEEKVKAIREWPIPTTVSEVRSFHGLAGFYPKDRKPIAYFSEKLSGATLNYPTYDQELYALGQQKLNKRHARWVEFIETFPYVIKYKQGKENVVADALSRRESHGGGLMGHFGIKKTYKVVYEHFYWPSLMKDVERICNRCVDCKKAKSKVQNQGLFGPTHSISSLG; translated from the exons atggagacCTTGATGATCAAAGCTGATGTAGAAGAGCCCTTAGACGCCACCATGGCCAGATTTCTTACCGGGCTCAACCGTGATATTCAAGACCGTATGGAGCTGGAAGATTATGACAGCATGGAGCAGATGCTACACAAGGCCATACTGATTGAACAACAAGCCAAAAGAAAAGGTCTTTCTAAACCAGCCTTTGCTCCCAAATCATCCTTTGCTCCCAAAGCAAACTATCAAGACAAAGGTAAGTCTTCTTCCTCAACAAATACTGCTTTTAAGACTAATGCCTCTGCTCATGTTgatagagaaaagaaagaggagGCTCCAAAACGAACCAGAGACATTCAGTGTTTCAGATGTCATGGCCTTGGCCACTATGCCAACCGATGCCCAAACCAAAAGGTGATGGTTCTTTTGGAGAATGGTGAAGTAGAATCCGAGGAAGACAAGGAGGATCTTGGACCAgtgtatgatgatgatgaggaagaggcGCTTGACTTCCCAGCTCATGGTCCCCTTCTTGTTACTAGAAAGACTTTGGACGATGCCTTTGATCCCATCTTCGATGAGGAGGCCGATGGAGTGATCGATGAGTTCTGCTCGAACTTTGTGGAGGGTTCTGATCCGATCTATGATGAGGACGACCTTGATGATCCCAGCCACGGTCCAATACTTGTTACTAGAC GTAGTTGCACTAATGTGGCTAGTGACACCCTTGTAAAGAAACTTGGGCTTGTTACTCGGCCTCTTGCTCGTCCTTTCAGGTTGGAGTGGCTCAATGAGGCTGGAGAGCAATATGTGAAGGAGCAAGTCACCGTCCCACTTTCTATTGGGCGATATGAGGATGAGGTCGTGTGCAATGTGCTTCCCATGGATGCATGTCATGTTCTTTTGGGCCGGCCTTGGCAGTTTGATAAAAAGGCTGTGCATGATGGTTTCACAAACCGGCACTCTTTTGATCATAAGGGAAAGAAGATCAACCTTGGTGCCTTTGTCGCCCTCGGAGGTCCATCAAGACCAGGCTTCAACTCAAGAAGGGGCGTGACCAAGAGTCTAAGGCAGATAAACCCGAGTCTAGTACCAGAAACTCCAACTTCTTTGTCAAGGAAAGTCAG CAAGAACCTAGATGATCATAAGAAGCATGTGAAATCTGTTCTTGAAGTTCTTAGGAAAGAAAAGCTGTTTGCAAATCTTAGTAAATGCTCTTTTGGAACAGATCACGTGGTgttcttaggttttgttgtaggtgctgatggactcagAGTGGACGAGGAGAAGGTCAAAGCCATCCGAGAATGGCCCATTCCGACCACAGTGAGCGAGGTAAGGAGCTTCCACGGCCTTGCCGGGTTCTACCCGAAG GATAGGAAACCcattgcttacttcagtgagaagcttagTGGAGCCACTCTCAACTACCCCACTTACGACCAGGAGCTgtatgctttg GGCCAGCAGAAGCTAAACAAGAGGCATGCCCGTTGGGTTGAGTTTATTGAGACatttccttatgtgatcaagtaCAAGCAAGGTAAGGAAAATGTTGTGGCTGATGCTCTGTCCCGAAG GGAATCTCATGGAGGAGGTCTTATGGGACATTTCGGAATCAAGAAGACATACAAGGTGGTGTATGAGCACTTCTATTGGCCGAGTCTGATGAAGGACGTGGAGAGGATATGCAACCGATGCGTGGATTGCAAGAAGGCCAAGTCCAAAGTGCAAAACCAAGGTTTATTCGGCCCTACCCATTCCATCTCATCCTTGGGTtga